From Armatimonadia bacterium, a single genomic window includes:
- the tpiA gene encoding triose-phosphate isomerase produces the protein MRTPIMAGNWKMNCTNDEACALACAVKEQAGGITGAEVILCTPATALSTVAKCVEGSAIEVGAQNFFWKDHGAYTGEISAKMIQSTGAQWVILGHSERRGRFGVAEEGMTDELLKVFGDSDASVNVKLQAALSAGLKPIVCCGETLSEREAGKADEVISGQVRAMFEGICSCCLASMVIAYEPVWAIGTGKVCDAEEADRVCGVIRSVVAEVAGEAAGANMRILYGGSMKPENVEGLMAKPNIDGGLVGGAALKADSFVALINAAKKSAAGGCCCCCCKK, from the coding sequence ATGCGTACCCCGATCATGGCTGGAAACTGGAAGATGAACTGCACCAATGACGAGGCCTGCGCCCTTGCCTGTGCCGTGAAGGAGCAGGCCGGCGGCATCACCGGCGCCGAGGTCATCCTCTGCACCCCGGCGACCGCACTGAGCACCGTTGCCAAGTGCGTTGAGGGCAGCGCGATCGAAGTCGGCGCCCAGAACTTCTTCTGGAAGGACCACGGTGCCTACACTGGCGAGATCTCCGCGAAGATGATCCAGTCCACCGGCGCGCAGTGGGTCATCCTCGGTCACTCTGAGCGGCGCGGTCGCTTCGGCGTTGCCGAAGAGGGCATGACCGACGAGCTGCTCAAGGTCTTCGGCGACAGCGATGCCAGCGTCAACGTGAAGCTGCAGGCCGCCCTTTCCGCCGGTCTCAAGCCGATCGTCTGCTGCGGCGAGACCCTTTCCGAGCGTGAAGCCGGCAAGGCCGACGAGGTCATCTCCGGCCAGGTCCGCGCGATGTTCGAGGGCATCTGCTCCTGCTGCCTGGCGAGCATGGTCATCGCCTACGAGCCGGTCTGGGCCATCGGCACCGGCAAGGTCTGCGACGCCGAGGAAGCCGATCGCGTCTGCGGCGTCATCCGCTCCGTCGTCGCCGAGGTCGCCGGTGAGGCTGCGGGCGCCAACATGCGCATCCTCTACGGTGGCTCCATGAAGCCGGAGAACGTTGAGGGTCTCATGGCCAAGCCGAACATCGACGGTGGTCTCGTCGGTGGCGCCGCACTCAAGGCCGACTCCTTCGTCGCGCTGATCAACGCTGCCAAGAAGTCCGCCGCCGGTGGTTGCTGCTGCTGCTGCTGCAAGAAGTAG